Proteins encoded within one genomic window of Couchioplanes caeruleus:
- a CDS encoding HAMP domain-containing sensor histidine kinase: MRRFFSTLAGRTVLVTAATAVVAVIITALVALPIAARSANNAARVELMEKSKLAVELLSAEKPAPRARIVERLRENDIDIYLVRRGVVDRPGLPTRVIEQVAAGAVVETRGVVGGRTVLIAGSPLRGNNSGVVLTRPALPGTAGRVLSGVWVALLAGLLGGVGAGALLAHFTARPLRQAAVAAGRLSAGDRSVRLAVRPPVEAAELASALNQLGAALQISEGRERDFLLSVSHELRTPLATIRGYAEALADGVVDAEGAPKAGETMLAEADRLDRLISDLLVLSRLEAADLPVDVVRVDLVDVVGAAGEAWAPRCGSDGPRLSVELPETPIVVDTDPGRIRQVIDGLCENALRVVPAGAPLVLAVRAGEHGGVVEIRDGGPGFTDDDLAVAFQRGALQQRYRHVRKTGSGLGLALAARLVSRLGGTIEAGHAPEGGAMFTVILPYAPRT; this comes from the coding sequence ATGCGTAGATTCTTCTCCACCCTGGCAGGGCGGACCGTCCTGGTCACCGCCGCCACCGCGGTCGTCGCCGTGATCATCACCGCGCTGGTGGCCCTGCCGATCGCGGCCCGTTCGGCCAACAACGCCGCCCGGGTCGAGCTGATGGAGAAGTCCAAGCTGGCCGTGGAGTTGCTCAGCGCCGAGAAGCCCGCCCCCCGGGCGCGCATCGTCGAGCGGCTGCGCGAGAACGACATCGACATCTACCTCGTGCGGCGTGGGGTCGTCGACCGGCCCGGGCTGCCGACGCGGGTGATCGAGCAGGTGGCCGCGGGTGCGGTCGTCGAGACCCGGGGCGTCGTCGGCGGCCGTACCGTCCTGATCGCCGGGAGTCCGCTGCGCGGCAACAACAGCGGCGTCGTGCTCACCCGCCCCGCCCTGCCGGGTACGGCCGGCCGCGTGCTCAGCGGCGTGTGGGTCGCGCTGCTCGCCGGGCTCCTCGGCGGGGTCGGCGCCGGGGCGTTGCTCGCCCACTTCACCGCGCGGCCGTTGCGGCAGGCGGCGGTCGCGGCCGGGCGTCTGTCGGCCGGGGACCGGTCGGTGCGGCTGGCGGTGCGCCCGCCTGTGGAAGCCGCCGAGCTGGCGTCGGCGCTCAACCAGCTCGGCGCGGCGTTGCAGATCAGCGAGGGCCGGGAGCGTGACTTCCTCCTCTCGGTCTCCCACGAGCTGCGGACGCCGCTCGCCACGATCCGCGGGTACGCCGAGGCCCTCGCCGACGGCGTCGTCGACGCCGAGGGCGCGCCCAAGGCGGGCGAGACGATGCTCGCCGAGGCGGATCGGCTCGACCGGCTCATCTCCGACCTGCTCGTGCTCTCCCGCCTGGAGGCCGCGGACCTGCCGGTGGACGTCGTCCGGGTCGACCTTGTCGACGTGGTCGGTGCGGCGGGGGAGGCGTGGGCGCCGCGCTGCGGCTCCGACGGCCCTCGGCTGTCCGTCGAGCTGCCCGAGACGCCGATCGTGGTCGACACCGATCCGGGCCGGATCCGGCAGGTGATCGACGGGCTGTGCGAGAACGCGCTGCGGGTGGTGCCGGCCGGGGCGCCGCTGGTGCTCGCGGTCCGGGCGGGGGAGCACGGCGGCGTGGTGGAGATCCGTGACGGCGGGCCCGGCTTCACCGACGACGACCTCGCGGTGGCCTTCCAGCGGGGTGCGCTGCAGCAGCGGTACCGGCACGTCCGCAAGACCGGCAGCGGTCTGGGGCTCGCCCTCGCCGCGCGGCTGGTCTCCCGGCTGGGCGGGACCATCGAGGCAGGTCACGCGCCCGAGGGTGGCGCGATGTTCACGGTGATACTTCCTTACGCTCCTCGAACATGA
- a CDS encoding response regulator transcription factor, with translation MSDASSKGLVLVVEDERPIADLVRMYLSRDGFGVHVEHDGTAGLAAARRMRPVACILDIALPGMEGTDICRRLREDGDWTPVVFLTARDDEVDRILGLELGGDDYLTKPFSPRELVARVRALLRRAAGPPDGGRVRSLGPVSLDPTRRLVTVDGVALSLTPTEFDLLGHLLHRPGRVFTREELLAGVWGYASHAGTRTVDVHVAQVRAKLGSAAGVIRTVRGVGYTADA, from the coding sequence GTGAGCGATGCATCCTCCAAGGGGCTCGTCCTGGTCGTCGAGGACGAGCGTCCCATCGCCGACCTCGTGCGCATGTATCTGAGCCGCGACGGCTTCGGCGTGCACGTCGAGCACGACGGCACCGCCGGGCTGGCCGCCGCGCGGCGGATGCGGCCGGTGGCCTGCATCCTCGACATCGCGCTGCCCGGCATGGAGGGCACCGACATCTGCCGCCGGCTGCGGGAGGACGGCGACTGGACGCCGGTCGTCTTCCTCACCGCCCGCGACGACGAGGTCGACCGGATCCTCGGGCTCGAGCTCGGCGGCGACGACTACCTGACCAAGCCGTTCAGCCCGCGGGAGCTGGTCGCACGGGTGCGGGCGCTGCTGCGCCGGGCCGCCGGGCCGCCCGACGGGGGCCGGGTGCGCAGCCTCGGCCCGGTCTCCCTCGATCCCACCCGCCGGCTGGTCACCGTGGACGGCGTGGCGCTGTCGCTCACCCCGACCGAGTTCGACCTGCTCGGCCACCTGTTGCACCGGCCCGGGCGGGTCTTCACCCGGGAGGAGCTGCTGGCCGGCGTCTGGGGGTACGCGTCGCATGCCGGCACCCGTACGGTCGATGTGCACGTCGCCCAGGTGCGCGCCAAGCTCGGCTCCGCCGCGGGGGTGATCCGCACCGTGCGTGGGGTCGGCTACACCGCCGATGCGTAG